The Terriglobus roseus region CGAACCGGTCAAAGTGGATGACCGACGGCGATCTTCGCAGACGGTTTCAGACAACGGTACAGGCATCGTCGGGAGTTCATATCCACGGTCTATGGGAGGCGAGTACTCTCGCCGCATCCCTCACAGCACGGCGTAGCCAGATACCCTATGTCATCTCACCGCATGGCATGCTGGAGCCTTGGGCGCTTGCAAATAAGCGCCGCAAGAAGCAGGTTTACGCTTCCTTGTTTGAACGGCGGAATCTGGACGGCGCCGCGTGTGTTCATGCGTTGACCAGATCGGAGGCTCTGGACTGTAGGCGATTCGGTTACAAGGGGCCAATCGCGATTATCCCGAACGGCATCGACGTCCCCACGACATACGATGCTTCCCTTTTCCGCGCACGATTTCCTCGAATCAAAGGTAAGCGCGTTCTGCTTTTTCTGGGCCGCGTCCATTACAAAAAAGGCGTCGACCTTTTACTGCATGCGTGGGCAAAGCTCTCTGATCGACATCCAGACGTCGTACTTGTAATCGCTGGGCCTGACTCAGAGGGAACCGTCGCGAAGGTGGCCCGACTTCTGGTTACGCTGAACATTTCCTCACGCGTCTTGCTTACCGACATGCTGAAGAGCTCTGCGAAGTGGAGCGCTCTTGCCGCCTCTGATTACTTCGTACTGCCCTCTTATTCCGAAGGTTTAAGTGTTGCGACGCTTGAGGCTTTGGGCTGCGGTTTGCCTGTCATCATCTCCGAACAGTGCAATCTGCCGCAGGTCCAGGCGAATGGTGCAGGCTGGCAGGTCAAAACGGATGTGGACGAGTTAGCACAGACCCTGATGACAGCATTGGCTGTTCCACCTGAAACATACGCCACGATGAGTTCACGCGCAGAAGCTCTTGCCCGGCAAAGTTTCAGCTGGCAAAGAGTCACCGATTGCATGGACCAGCTCTATCAATGGATTCATGGAGGCCCACACCCACACAGTGTGGAGTTCCTCGAGGATGCCGTATGAGCCAGCATATTGATCTGAAGTCATATGACAATTCGTGGTATGAGCCCGGCCGCTCCTTCCTGTGGCGCGCAGCATGGATGTTATTGGGACTTCCATTGTTTCGGTCTCCGTTGCTTCCGTCGTCACGACTACGAGTTACATTGCTGAGACTCTTCGGGGCTTGTGTCGGAGAAGGCGTCGTCATCCATTCTGAAGTGGTCGTGAAGTATCCGTGGCATTTGCGAATTGGAGATTACTGCTGGATCGGAGAACGCGCATGGATCGACAATCTGACAACAGTGACGTTAGGCAATAACGTCTGCCTATCCCAGAGCGCGTATATCTGCACTGGGAATCATGACTGGCGCGACCCGTCTTTTGGCCTGATGATAGCCCCCGTCACATTGAGCGATGGTGCGTGGGCCGGTGCTCGTAGCGTACTTCTGCCGGGAGTCACTCTGAATGAAGGTGCGGTAGCTGGCGCGGGGAGTGTCGTCAACCAGAACATTCCAAGCTGGCAAATCTATGCAGGAAATCCAGCACTGTTTGTGCGTAACCGCACCATCCGCGAACGGCCAGTACGCAACGGCGTGCTGGAGGAGGTCGCCGGATGAGAGTGCTGTTAATGAACCAGTTCTTCTGGCCAGATAGCGCGGCGACCAGCCAGTTGTTAACGGATGTGGCGCGTGATCTTGTCTCGCGTGGCTACGAAGTTCATGTCATCTGCGGCGGAACGTATGCCGAGACGGACCCAGAATCTAGACCTGATGTTGTTGTTCATCGGGTACAAGGCTTCCGCTTTTCGCGGTCTGCTGCTGGCCGTATTCTCTCGTATGCCACCTTCTACATTGGCGCGACTTGGAAAGCGTTTCTCGTTCCGAAGCCCGACGCTGTTCTCACATTGACCACCCCTCCGCTTCTTTCAGTAGTGGGGGCACTTCTGAAGGTATTCAAAGGATCGCGCCTCTGCATCTGGGAGATGGATGTTTATCCAGATGTCGCCGTTGACCTCGGCTACATCAAAGCTGGCGGAATCATCCATCGAGTTATTGGAATTGTGGCGGACTGGTCTCGCAGAAATGCGGATGCAGTCATAGTGCTTGGTGAATGCATGCGTGCTCGTTTGCTTGCACGTGGCATCCCTAACGATACGATCGCCACTGTCGAGAACTGGGCTGACAGCACACAGATCGTGGTTGCTCCGCGCAATATCAATCCCAATTCCCTGCTTATGGTCTACTCAGGCAACCTGGGACTTGCGCACGACGTGGAGACGCTGACCGGAGCGATTCGTAGGCTTCGCGATGATGCACGCTTTCGTTTTCTCTTTGTTGGAGGTGGCTCAAGGCGTGCTGAGCTCGCATCGTTCCTCCAAGCCGAAAGCATCAACTCGGTTGATCTGAGAGCATATGTTCCGAGAGCTGAACTTGGTTCCAGTCTGGGCGCCGGCGACATAGGCGTTGTGACGCAAAGAGCGGCCTGCTGTGGTTCAGTAGTACCCAGCAAAGTGTACGGCCTACTCGCGGCCGGCCGCCCTATTCTGTTTGTTGGTCCCGGGGCTGCAACTCCCGCCTCGATTGTGCGGCGTCATGCCTGCGGATGGCATATAGAAAACGGGGACGTCGAGGGGTTGGTAAGCCTTCTTAACCATCTAGGCAAACATCCTGAGGAAATTTCAGCGGCGGGTAAAAATGGCCGGTTGGCCCTGGAAAGGGAGTTTGATCGTCCTCTCGGCACTGCCCGCATTATCAATCAACTTGTAGGAACCACGTCCTTCCATCACAGCACGGCAAACAACGCGTACGCGGAACAGGTACCACCCATCTCCGTCCCCTAGGAGAAAGATATGTCTCTTGCGCTTCTGCTCGGTGTCGTAAGCTTCGTTATCTGTTTCCTGTTCACTCCCGTGTGCAGAATCATCGCGCTGCGTTTGAACCTTGTAGACAAACCCGACGAGACACGCAAGAAGCACATAGCGCCCACGCCTCGAGTTGGCGGTGTTGCGATCATGCTTGCCTACACTTGTACGATTGGCCTCGTGCTGGCGATAGATGTTCACGGAGAGCAAATTCATATCCAGCATCACAGTTTGCTGCAGGTACTGTTACCCCCAGCGGCTCTGATCTTTCTTGTTGGCCTGCTCGACGACCTGTTTGATCTCAAACCGTTGATAAAACTCCTTGGACAGATGGTTGCGTGTGTGATGGCCTCCGTTCTGGGGTACATACATGCTCCCGAAAGCTTCGCCTTCGGGACATCCCCGCACCCCTGGCTGAGCATCGTCATCTGCACGTTTTGGCTTGTGGTCTGTACAAACGCCATCAATCTCATCGATGGAATGGATGGCCTGGCTTCGGGTGTGGGTCTGATGGGTGCGTTTGCGACACTTGCAGTTGGTTTGTATCAACATAATGTCGGTCTAGTTGTCGCAACCATGCCTTTGGCTGGCGCTCTTCTTGCGTTCCTGTTCTACAATTTCAACCCAGCTTCAATTTTTCTTGGTGACTGCGGGAGTCTGACGATAGGCTTCATGCTTGGCGCCATCTCGCTTACATGGCAGCACCATGACGGTCCCACGCTGGGGATGTTCGCTCCAATCAGTATTCTGGCGCTCCCATTGCTTGACGTTTGCATCGCGGTTGCACGCCGCTACCTTCGACACAAACCGCTCTTTTCTCCAGATCACGGACATATCCATCATGTGATGCAGGATCGTGGACATCATCCAAGAACGGCAGTTCTTCTGTTGTATGCCACATGCGCAATTACATCCACGCTGTCGTTCCTGGCTTCTGTGACATCGCGAGGTTTCAGGATTGGCGTCATCGCCGCATTCACCATCCTCATACTGGTGGCCATACGCTACCTGGACTATGTTGAGTTCCGCGCGGCACGTGAAGTACTTTCTTCGCGACATATGCGAAGGCAGGTTGACGAAGAGATCTATGTCAGGGAGTTGGAGATCGCTCTCTCCAATATGAAGAACATCGATGAATGCTGGGAGTTGGTGAAAGCATCTTGCCAGAAACTAGAGTTTGCAACCGCAGAAATGTATTTCAGAAATCACTACTTCGAAGCAGTTCTTCAGGAGCAAGTCGAAGAGCGGGACTGGTGGATGACACTGCCCGTGGGCGAGTGCGGCTATCTCCGTGTAAGCCGTTCCAACCTACTCGGAGGTAGCAACATTATGATGGCTGCTCTTGACCGCTTGCAGCGCGGGCTCGACAAGTGGGACCGGACTGCCACTCCCTCCGACCGAGTTTTCGACACTGCCGCGTAGTCGCTTGGCATCGTGATCTTGGCCACCCGGAGACCTTCCGGCGCTGCCGTACATGGCGACGATCCTCGTATTAGCCGGATCCCAATAATCAGCGTGAGCCATGAGGATATCGCCTGCAGCAACGGCAGCGACCAATGCTGCCCGTGACTGCAGCAGGCGTTTGGCATCGGAATCGTTCACAAGAATGCAGCTAAAAGCGTCCGGGTAGTAGGTTCTGATGTCTGCGTTAGTCGCCGTCTCGTTGTGAAAAAGAAACGACTTCAACGGTGCTGTATAGGCATAGTGTCTGGGCGTGCTTTGTTCCGGTATAAGAAGGCTGTCCGGAAACGCGGCCGCCAGGCGTTGAAACATCCCCGCATCCAGGGGGCGACCATTCTGCTCAACCGTGCTATCCAGGTAAAACAGCGTTGCCCCCCATCGATCGTGCGCGTACCTGATCTTACGGAGCATATCTGCTTCCGCGTCTTTTTCGCTCAATTGAACTTGTTGAGCGCCGCCTCCCGGCAGCAACGTAAATCGTTGCGGACGCACACACACGCCGACTCGAAACCCTGCATCACGAATGATGCTGAAGTATGCATCATCAAGCTTCTTACCCACGTATGGCGGCGTCGTATCCATGACTACCGACTCCATCTCCGGAGCAGCCTTCGCGATCTGATCCGGAGCGCAAACGTAGCTTGTATTCTGCGGGTATTGTTGTCCCTCGATGTCCCAGGTGATCACTCCCTGAGCATTCAACTTTCTGAGATTGCGTACGATCTCTCCGGCCTTCGCCAGGATGCGCGATTGGAAGAGTCTCTGCCCCTCAGGTGTTCGAAGATCCATTCCTGAGCCGAGGTAGTGACGAGGATTGGCTCCATCCATAGCATCAGCGGGTTGATCCACCTTCGGCGAACTTGCAAGATACGCGGTGCCGATAACACGTCTGTCGGTCCACTTTATTTCTGCGGGGTATTGTCGCGACCAGTTGGAATACGCATCGGACGCCAGCGTACTCGCTGCAACCCCGTGGGGCGCGAAACGTAATGCGATGCGAAAGGAATCTGTCTGTCCTGGCAGGACCGGCCGGTCGTGTCGAGGGTAGAACTCCGGCAGTCCATCAGGCGTTGTCGTGCTTACCAATACAGAGTATGCGGCATCTCCAGTGCCCGTTGGCCACAACATGCTGTACAGAGGCTTCGATGCATCGGGTGCAACGTCGACGACCTGTCCCGTTCCGAAGTCAGCGACTGTAACGGAAGGCGCCGATGTATTCGAAGTGCCTTGAGGGTAATTAGCATTTACAAACCCACGAGGCAGCGTAGGAAAGTGCAATGTGAGCGGATACACAGACGCACCGTCAAAAATCACTCCTGAGTTTGGACGGTTCGATTCACTGATATTGATTTCCAACGCATCGGATTTCTGCGAGAACTGTATTTTGATCGTTCCCCATCGAAAGTTGTAAATTTCGGTTTTCGATGCGGCATCCCACTTCGTTCCTTGGTTAGTCTCACCCCAACCATCCGCGGTAAGCACGCGCCCGGAGCCATCAGTCAGCTTCATATGTCCGACGTGGATTTGGTCTTGCTGGAATCGAGACGCGTCTGCTAGGACAGTACCGTTGTATGTGAGACGATCTACTCCCTTCGAACCGTAGGTAACAAGCAATTGTGCATCACACGCATAGGAAGCAGCAAGCAGCAAGCAGAACAGATACGGGAGCATTCGTGCTGTTCGACGTGATCGGATGCTCATATCGTCGCCAACTGCGTTGTTGCTCTGCTGTCGCCACTGGAAGTATCTTGCAAGGTTAGAAATAAGATGTTCCATTCTTCTTTTAGGATTTGCTTCCAAGCCGAAAAGGATGCAGTCTTCTGAAGAGCGATATTCATCGTTGCTCGTTCAACTGACCTCCTCTGCCACCTACCTGATGACGTAGCACGCGAGTGTCCAAATACTTAGTCCTGAAGGAATAATGTCTTGGGTTTCGTGCGATCACAAAAGTTGCTGTTCCGTCTGCGTATGCATTGGCGTCCGAAGGTACTAAGTGCCGTGCGCAGGTTGTATTGGAAAGCCTTGGGAATGACGATAGGTGCGGACACACGCATGTCGCGCATACTTGTCACATGGCCACACCGTGTCTCGTTAGGGGAACGCGTTAGCCTCGAGCATGGGATTTACTTCAATGCGGCCGGTGCACACGCTTCGGGCATAGCGATTTCTCTCGGCGACGGCACCTTTGTCGGCAGTGGATGTGAATTTAATGCGATTGAGGGTATCTCTATTGGTGAGAACTGCCTGATTGCCAGCGGTTGTCGCTTCATCGATCACAACCACGGCATTCAAGCCGGCAAACTTATGAAGCTGCAAGACGAGATTTCGTCACCGATCAGGGTCGGCACAGACGTTTGGATTGGAGCGAATTGCATCGTCCTCAAGGGCGTTTCCATTGGAGACGGAGCGATTGTTGCTGCCGGATCGGTCGTTACGAAATCTGTAGAGCCCTACACAATCGTGGCCGGCGTTCCAGCCAAATTCATCAAGTCACGAGAGCTGGATAGTTAAACAAGCGACTGGAATGCAGCCAGAAGCTTCGACGCCGACTTATCCCAGGTGAACTCCGACGCACGTTCACGTCCTAGGGCCGCCAGCACCGCCCGAGCGCTTTCATCACGAAGCAGTTCAATAATGTTTCGGACGTGTGCTTTCGCATCGGTCGGTGACAGGAGTACTGCTGCGTTCCCTGCCACCTCCGGTATACCCGTTGTGTTGCTGCTGATGACCGGAGTGCCGCTGGCCATTGCCTCAATCACTGGCATGCCGAAGCCGTCATAGAGCGTTGGAAACCATACGAGTGTTGCTGCCTGGTACAGAGCAACGAGCTGTCGCTCGTCCTGGAAGCCGGCGAGGACGCACCGATCCCCGAGCGCTTTCGCGCGCGGAAGGTAGGTCTCGTCAGCATGGTTGATGATGACAAGGACTACGTCTGGGACCGCTGCCGCGATAGCCGGCCACGCATCAAGAATAAGGTCCGCATTTTTTCGAAACTGAAGGCCTCCCGGCACGAGTACGAACGGCCTGCCCTGCACTCCGAGCTGATGCAGTACTGCCTTCCCCTGCTCATCCGCAGGCGCAAAGAAGCTATCTGACGCGGCGTTTGGCACCACACGCAATCGGTCTCTGAGGTTTGGGAAAAAGTGAGCCGTTCGTTCTGCAGCAAAATGAGAAATCATCTGGAGCATGTCCACTTCTCGTTCGAGACGGGCAAACAGCAAACGCCACTTCAACCGTTGTTTCATCAACCACACGCTCTGACGATGGGCTCCCGCTTCGAAGTGCTGAGCATCATGGCAGGTGACGACGAGACGCGCTCTTCGCACTGGTACATACGACTCCGCCGTGCAGTGAACGAGATCGACGTCGTTCCAGTAATGCTCGGCGGCAGGCCGATTCGTCAGAATCCACCGCAACTGCTGTGCCGATGTCTCTGACTTGAAGAAGTGGTATTGGTACGCTTGCCACGGATTCCCGATAAGCGGGATTACACGAGAGTGGTCTGCAGGATCCGCAAGAACGTGCAGATTCACACCGGGTGTTGCATGCAGCCGCTCAGTAAGTTCACGGGAAACGCGCCCAACACCAGTCGATCGGTAGATGTTCCGCAGGTGGACGTAGGAGAGAATGTTCACCAATTCACCCGGATACGAGAGAGCAGCGACCTCATTATAACTTTGGCTCATTCAGCAAACAGCCAGCTCCGGAAGCCGTCAGATGGATAAATTCATTGCGCGCTGGCGGTATGTAACGT contains the following coding sequences:
- a CDS encoding glycosyltransferase family 4 protein, whose protein sequence is MSQSYNEVAALSYPGELVNILSYVHLRNIYRSTGVGRVSRELTERLHATPGVNLHVLADPADHSRVIPLIGNPWQAYQYHFFKSETSAQQLRWILTNRPAAEHYWNDVDLVHCTAESYVPVRRARLVVTCHDAQHFEAGAHRQSVWLMKQRLKWRLLFARLEREVDMLQMISHFAAERTAHFFPNLRDRLRVVPNAASDSFFAPADEQGKAVLHQLGVQGRPFVLVPGGLQFRKNADLILDAWPAIAAAVPDVVLVIINHADETYLPRAKALGDRCVLAGFQDERQLVALYQAATLVWFPTLYDGFGMPVIEAMASGTPVISSNTTGIPEVAGNAAVLLSPTDAKAHVRNIIELLRDESARAVLAALGRERASEFTWDKSASKLLAAFQSLV
- a CDS encoding WcaF family extracellular polysaccharide biosynthesis acetyltransferase, whose protein sequence is MSQHIDLKSYDNSWYEPGRSFLWRAAWMLLGLPLFRSPLLPSSRLRVTLLRLFGACVGEGVVIHSEVVVKYPWHLRIGDYCWIGERAWIDNLTTVTLGNNVCLSQSAYICTGNHDWRDPSFGLMIAPVTLSDGAWAGARSVLLPGVTLNEGAVAGAGSVVNQNIPSWQIYAGNPALFVRNRTIRERPVRNGVLEEVAG
- a CDS encoding glycosyltransferase family 4 protein yields the protein MRVLLMNQFFWPDSAATSQLLTDVARDLVSRGYEVHVICGGTYAETDPESRPDVVVHRVQGFRFSRSAAGRILSYATFYIGATWKAFLVPKPDAVLTLTTPPLLSVVGALLKVFKGSRLCIWEMDVYPDVAVDLGYIKAGGIIHRVIGIVADWSRRNADAVIVLGECMRARLLARGIPNDTIATVENWADSTQIVVAPRNINPNSLLMVYSGNLGLAHDVETLTGAIRRLRDDARFRFLFVGGGSRRAELASFLQAESINSVDLRAYVPRAELGSSLGAGDIGVVTQRAACCGSVVPSKVYGLLAAGRPILFVGPGAATPASIVRRHACGWHIENGDVEGLVSLLNHLGKHPEEISAAGKNGRLALEREFDRPLGTARIINQLVGTTSFHHSTANNAYAEQVPPISVP
- a CDS encoding MraY family glycosyltransferase gives rise to the protein MLAYTCTIGLVLAIDVHGEQIHIQHHSLLQVLLPPAALIFLVGLLDDLFDLKPLIKLLGQMVACVMASVLGYIHAPESFAFGTSPHPWLSIVICTFWLVVCTNAINLIDGMDGLASGVGLMGAFATLAVGLYQHNVGLVVATMPLAGALLAFLFYNFNPASIFLGDCGSLTIGFMLGAISLTWQHHDGPTLGMFAPISILALPLLDVCIAVARRYLRHKPLFSPDHGHIHHVMQDRGHHPRTAVLLLYATCAITSTLSFLASVTSRGFRIGVIAAFTILILVAIRYLDYVEFRAAREVLSSRHMRRQVDEEIYVRELEIALSNMKNIDECWELVKASCQKLEFATAEMYFRNHYFEAVLQEQVEERDWWMTLPVGECGYLRVSRSNLLGGSNIMMAALDRLQRGLDKWDRTATPSDRVFDTAA
- a CDS encoding glycosyltransferase is translated as MWTMEHRGISPDSSTEPTTAKGIWLEVLSHIDPRFGGMSAAVPKLAEELRKRQGYDARIVSFSSPEEIRELNLHPHVPLTLWPPNRSKWMTDGDLRRRFQTTVQASSGVHIHGLWEASTLAASLTARRSQIPYVISPHGMLEPWALANKRRKKQVYASLFERRNLDGAACVHALTRSEALDCRRFGYKGPIAIIPNGIDVPTTYDASLFRARFPRIKGKRVLLFLGRVHYKKGVDLLLHAWAKLSDRHPDVVLVIAGPDSEGTVAKVARLLVTLNISSRVLLTDMLKSSAKWSALAASDYFVLPSYSEGLSVATLEALGCGLPVIISEQCNLPQVQANGAGWQVKTDVDELAQTLMTALAVPPETYATMSSRAEALARQSFSWQRVTDCMDQLYQWIHGGPHPHSVEFLEDAV